In the Telopea speciosissima isolate NSW1024214 ecotype Mountain lineage chromosome 2, Tspe_v1, whole genome shotgun sequence genome, one interval contains:
- the LOC122650209 gene encoding H/ACA ribonucleoprotein complex subunit 4-like has translation MSEIEHSRSEKKKKKDRSNERNPDDQDDFLIKPQSFTPSLDTSQWPILLKNYDRLNVRTGHYTPLPSGYSPLKRPLHEYIKYGILNLDKPANPSSHEVVAWIKRILHVEKTGHSGTLDPKVTGNLIVCIDRATRLVKSQQGAGKEYVCIARLHSAVPDVAKVARALETLTGAVFQRPPLISAVKRQLRIRTIYESKLLEYDPDKHLVVFWISCEAGTYVRTLCVHLGLLLGVGGHMQELRRVRSGILGEKDNMVTMHDVMDAQWVYENYRDETYLRRVIMPLEVVLTSYKRLVVKDSAVNAICYGAKFMIPGLLRFENDIEVGEEVVLMTTKGEAIALGIAEMTTAVMATCDHGVVAKIKRVVMDRDTYPRKWGLGPRASMKKKLIANGKLDKHGKPNENTPSEWLRNVVLPAGGDSMIAGLAAAAEPVPVKVETEVVVEEKKKKKKHKDGQDGEGHKRKLENSDSPDPIPTKKVKVEDVEEVVEKEEKRVKSKKVEEEEEEELESFEVDKKEKKKKKKSKENGRDGSSDEEKSDKKSKKKKKKSKEDEGNDASGVPGSTAASDEDGSEKKKKKKKKKNKDADDQE, from the coding sequence ATGTCTGAGATTGAACACTCACGctcagagaagaagaagaagaaggatcgtAGCAATGAAAGAAACCCAGATGACCAGGACGACTTCCTTATTAAACCCCAGAGCTTTACCCCTTCCTTAGACACCTCCCAGTGGCCCATCCTCCTTAAGAACTACGACCGCCTCAACGTCCGTACCGGTCACTACACTCCCCTCCCCTCTGGTTACTCTCCTCTGAAGCGCCCCCTCCATGAGTACATCAAGTACGGAATCCTCAATCTCGACAAACCTGCAAACCCATCTTCTCACGAAGTCGTTGCATGGATCAAACGTATACTTCATGTAGAGAAGACGGGTCACAGCGGAACCCTCGATCCCAAAGTGACCGGGAACCTCATTGTCTGCATCGATCGTGCCACCCGCCTCGTAAAATCGCAGCAGGGAGCTGGGAAAGAGTACGTTTGCATTGCGAGGCTTCATTCGGCGGTGCCTGATGTCGCTAAGGTCGCCAGAGCGCTTGAAACGCTCACTGGAGCTGTATTTCAGCGGCCTCCGCTCATTTCAGCCGTCAAAAGGCAGCTCAGGATTCGGACAATTTATGAAAGTAAGCTTCTTGAGTATGACCCAGATAAGCATTTAGTAGTTTTTTGGATTTCTTGCGAGGCAGGTACCTATGTTCGGACGCTGTGTGTCCACTTGGGTCTGCTTTTGGGTGTTGGAGGGCATATGCAGGAGCTCCGGCGAGTACGGTCTGGGATTTTGGGTGAGAAGGATAACATGGTTACAATGCATGATGTAATGGATGCTCAATGGGTTTATGAAAATTACAGAGATGAGACTTATCTGAGGAGGGTTATAATGCCCCTTGAAGTAGTGCTAACGAGTTACAAGAGGTTGGTGGTTAAGGATTCTGCAGTGAATGCTATTTGTTATGGTGCCAAATTTATGATTCCTGGGTTGCTGAGGTTTGAGAATGATATTGAGGTCGGCGAGGAGGTTGTATTGATGACCACCAAGGGAGAGGCAATTGCTTTGGGTATTGCAGAGATGACCACTGCCGTGATGGCTACTTGTGATCATGGTGTGGTTGCAAAGATTAAGAGGGTGGTGATGGATAGGGACACATATCCAAGGAAATGGGGTCTTGGTCCTAGGGCTtcgatgaagaagaagctgatTGCTAATGGCAAGTTGGATAAGCATGGGAAACCTAATGAGAATACCCCCTCAGAGTGGCTAAGGAATGTGGTTCTCCCAGCAGGAGGTGATTCTATGATTGCAGgtcttgctgctgctgctgaacCAGTTCCAGTGAAAGTGGAGACTGAAGTAgttgtggaggagaagaaaaaaaagaagaaacataagGACGGCCAAGATGGTGAAGGACACAAGCGTAAATTAGAGAACAGTGACAGCCCTGATCCTATTCCTACTAAGAAAGTAAAAGTTGAAGATGTTGAAGAAGTTGttgaaaaggaagagaagagggtGAAGTCgaagaaagtagaagaagaagaagaggaagagttgGAATCTTTTGAAGTtgacaagaaggagaagaaaaagaaaaagaagtctaAAGAGAATGGTAGAGATGGATCCTCAGATGAGGAGAAGTCTGacaagaagagtaagaagaagaagaagaaaagcaaagaGGATGAGGGTAATGATGCCTCGGGAGTGCCTGGAAGCACAGCTGCGAGTGATGAAGAtggaagtgagaagaagaagaagaagaaaaagaagaagaataaagatgCAGATGACCAGGAATAG
- the LOC122651537 gene encoding U-box domain-containing protein 13-like isoform X2, which yields MFEELGDSNDPIPDDTLSTLTSLKEALESTKDLLILGSQGSKIYLVLEREQIMNQFQEVTAWLEQALSGISYDKLEISDEVREQVELVLAQFRRAKGRVDAPDVELYEDLLSVYIRSSDADVDPAVLRRLAEKLQLMGINDLKQESLALHEMVVSNAGDPGESIEKMSMLLKKIKDFVLTENPDMGAPESLNCPSSGNTQPLADGNPKSLVIPDDFRCPISLELMKDPVIVSTGQTYERSFIEKWLEAGHLTCPKTQQNLSSASLTPNYVLRSLIAQWCEANGIEPPKRPSNSRPSKTTSVCSPAECAKIDILLRKLTSGNLEDRRSAAGELRLLAKRNADNRVCIAEAGAIPLLVGLLSTSDPRTQEHAVTALLNLSICEDNKGRIVSSGAVPAIVHVLRKGSMEARENAAATLFSLSVVDENKVTIGSSGAIPALVTLLNEGSQRGKKDAATALFNLCIYQGNKGRAVRAGVVPTLMRLLTEPGGGMVDEALAILAILASHPEGKAAIGAAEAVPVLVEVIGSGSPRNRENAAAVLVHLCSGDQQYLAKAQEVGVMGPLTDLAQNGTERGKRKAAQLLERMSRFFEQQEAQAQAQAQAQGQLEAEVQGQAPNQQTQVPPTASGVDR from the exons ATGTTCGAAGAGCTCGGAGACAGCAATGACCCCATCCCTGACGACACTCTGTCTACCCTCACGTCTTTGAAGGAGGCCCTGGAATCAACTAAGGATCTCCTCATATTGGGTAGTCAAGGGAGCAAAATTTATTTG GTCCTGGAAAGGGAGCAAATAATGAACCAATTCCAGGAAGTGACAGCTTGGCTGGAGCAAGCTCTGAGCGGAATTTCCTATGACAAACTCGAGATATCAGATGAAGTTAGGGAGCAG GTTGAGCTAGTGCTAGCTCAGTTTAGAAGAGCCAAAGGACGGGTTGATGCACCTGATGTTGAGCTTTATGAAGATTTATTATCTGTTTACATCAGAAGCAGTGATGCAGACGTTGATCCGGCTGTGCTTAGGAGATTAGCTGAAAAGTTACAGTTGATGGGCATAAATGACCTCAAACAAGAGTCTCTGGCTTTGCATGAGATGGTTGTCTCCAATGCTGGAGATCCTGGGGAGAGCATAGAAAAGATGTCGATGCTACTAAAGAAGATTAAGGATTTTGTGCTGACTGAAAACCCTGACATGGGAGCTCCTGAAAGTTTAAATTGTCCATCAAGTGGCAATACACAACCATTGGCTGATGGGAATCCAAAATCTCTTGTCATACCAGATGATTTCCGCTGTCCGATATCCCTGGAGTTGATGAAAGATCCAGTTATTGTATCCACAGGACAG ACCTATGAGCGATCATTCATTGAGAAATGGCTTGAAGCGGGTCATCTCACGTGTCCAAAGACACAACAGAACCTTTCTAGTGCTTCCTTGACACCCAACTACGTCTTGCGTAGCCTCATAGCTCAGTGGTGCGAGGCTAATGGGATAGAACCACCTAAACGACCTAGCAATTCACGCCCCAGTAAGACCACCTCTGTCTGCTCACCTGCTGAATGTGCGAAGATTGATATTCTCCTTCGCAAACTGACTTCTGGCAACCTTGAGGACCGGAGATCAGCTGCAGGTGAGCTACGCCTTCTTGCCAAGCGCAATGCTGACAACCGTGTGTGCATTGCTGAGGCTGGTGCCATTCCCCTCCTTGTTGGCCTCCTCTCGACTTCTGACCCTCGCACTCAGGAGCATGCTGTCACTGCCCTTCTGAACCTTTCCATTTGTGAGGATAACAAAGGGCGCATCGTATCTTCTGGGGCTGTCCCTGCCATTGTACATGTGCTCCGGAAAGGCAGCATGGAGGCACGGGAAAATGCAGCAGCCACACTATTCAGCCTTTCTGTGGTGGATGAAAACAAGGTGACAATTGGTTCATCAGGGGCAATACCAGCACTTGTGACGCTGCTTAATGAAGGTAGCCAACGGGGAAAGAAGGATGCAGCAACAGCCCTATTCAATCTGTGCATATACCAAGGGAACAAGGGAAGGGCAGTGCGGGCTGGAGTAGTGCCAACACTGATGAGACTGCTGACCGAACCTGGAGGTGGAATGGTAGATGAAGCATTGGCCATACTAGCTATACTGGCAAGCCATCCCGAGGGGAAGGCAGCAATAGGAGCTGCAGAAGCTGTGCCTGTCTTGGTTGAGGTGATAGGGAGTGGGTCACCGAGGAACAGGGAGAATGCAGCAGCAGTGTTAGTGCACTTGTGCTCAGGGGACCAACAGTATCTAGCAAAGGCTCAGGAGGTTGGTGTGATGGGTCCCTTAACAGATTTGGCACAGAATGGAACAGAGAGAGGCAAGCGAAAGGCTGCACAATTGCTTGAGCGTATGAGCAGATTTTTTGAGCAGCAGGAGGCTCAGGCACAGGCACAGGCACAGGCACAGGGTCAGCTGGAAGCCGAGGTCCAAGGTCAGGCTCCTAACCAACAAACACAGGTGCCACCTACAGCAAGTGGTGTTGATAGATGA
- the LOC122651537 gene encoding U-box domain-containing protein 13-like isoform X1 produces MEEEKGVVIQKLIDMVNEISTISDYRCAIKKQFCNLARRLKLLLPMFEELRDSKDPFPEDTLIPLTSLKEALESTKELLRSGSQGSKIHLVLEREQIMNQFQEVTAWLEQALSGISYDKLEISDEVREQVELVLAQFRRAKGRVDAPDVELYEDLLSVYIRSSDADVDPAVLRRLAEKLQLMGINDLKQESLALHEMVVSNAGDPGESIEKMSMLLKKIKDFVLTENPDMGAPESLNCPSSGNTQPLADGNPKSLVIPDDFRCPISLELMKDPVIVSTGQTYERSFIEKWLEAGHLTCPKTQQNLSSASLTPNYVLRSLIAQWCEANGIEPPKRPSNSRPSKTTSVCSPAECAKIDILLRKLTSGNLEDRRSAAGELRLLAKRNADNRVCIAEAGAIPLLVGLLSTSDPRTQEHAVTALLNLSICEDNKGRIVSSGAVPAIVHVLRKGSMEARENAAATLFSLSVVDENKVTIGSSGAIPALVTLLNEGSQRGKKDAATALFNLCIYQGNKGRAVRAGVVPTLMRLLTEPGGGMVDEALAILAILASHPEGKAAIGAAEAVPVLVEVIGSGSPRNRENAAAVLVHLCSGDQQYLAKAQEVGVMGPLTDLAQNGTERGKRKAAQLLERMSRFFEQQEAQAQAQAQAQGQLEAEVQGQAPNQQTQVPPTASGVDR; encoded by the exons atggaagaagagaagggagtgGTGATCCAGAAGCTGATTGACATGGTTAATGAGATCTCTACAATCTCCGACTACAGATGTGCCATCAAGAAGCAGTTTTGCAACCTAGCTAGGCGATTGAAGCTCTTATTGCCTATGTTCGAAGAGCTCAGGGACAGCAAAGACCCCTTTCCTGAGGACACTCTCATTCCCCTCACGTCTTTGAAGGAGGCCCTGGAATCAACTAAGGAGCTCCTCCGATCGGGTAGTCAAGGGAGCAAAATTCATTTG GTCCTGGAAAGGGAGCAAATAATGAACCAATTCCAGGAAGTGACAGCTTGGCTGGAGCAAGCTCTGAGCGGAATTTCCTATGACAAACTCGAGATATCAGATGAAGTTAGGGAGCAG GTTGAGCTAGTGCTAGCTCAGTTTAGAAGAGCCAAAGGACGGGTTGATGCACCTGATGTTGAGCTTTATGAAGATTTATTATCTGTTTACATCAGAAGCAGTGATGCAGACGTTGATCCGGCTGTGCTTAGGAGATTAGCTGAAAAGTTACAGTTGATGGGCATAAATGACCTCAAACAAGAGTCTCTGGCTTTGCATGAGATGGTTGTCTCCAATGCTGGAGATCCTGGGGAGAGCATAGAAAAGATGTCGATGCTACTAAAGAAGATTAAGGATTTTGTGCTGACTGAAAACCCTGACATGGGAGCTCCTGAAAGTTTAAATTGTCCATCAAGTGGCAATACACAACCATTGGCTGATGGGAATCCAAAATCTCTTGTCATACCAGATGATTTCCGCTGTCCGATATCCCTGGAGTTGATGAAAGATCCAGTTATTGTATCCACAGGACAG ACCTATGAGCGATCATTCATTGAGAAATGGCTTGAAGCGGGTCATCTCACGTGTCCAAAGACACAACAGAACCTTTCTAGTGCTTCCTTGACACCCAACTACGTCTTGCGTAGCCTCATAGCTCAGTGGTGCGAGGCTAATGGGATAGAACCACCTAAACGACCTAGCAATTCACGCCCCAGTAAGACCACCTCTGTCTGCTCACCTGCTGAATGTGCGAAGATTGATATTCTCCTTCGCAAACTGACTTCTGGCAACCTTGAGGACCGGAGATCAGCTGCAGGTGAGCTACGCCTTCTTGCCAAGCGCAATGCTGACAACCGTGTGTGCATTGCTGAGGCTGGTGCCATTCCCCTCCTTGTTGGCCTCCTCTCGACTTCTGACCCTCGCACTCAGGAGCATGCTGTCACTGCCCTTCTGAACCTTTCCATTTGTGAGGATAACAAAGGGCGCATCGTATCTTCTGGGGCTGTCCCTGCCATTGTACATGTGCTCCGGAAAGGCAGCATGGAGGCACGGGAAAATGCAGCAGCCACACTATTCAGCCTTTCTGTGGTGGATGAAAACAAGGTGACAATTGGTTCATCAGGGGCAATACCAGCACTTGTGACGCTGCTTAATGAAGGTAGCCAACGGGGAAAGAAGGATGCAGCAACAGCCCTATTCAATCTGTGCATATACCAAGGGAACAAGGGAAGGGCAGTGCGGGCTGGAGTAGTGCCAACACTGATGAGACTGCTGACCGAACCTGGAGGTGGAATGGTAGATGAAGCATTGGCCATACTAGCTATACTGGCAAGCCATCCCGAGGGGAAGGCAGCAATAGGAGCTGCAGAAGCTGTGCCTGTCTTGGTTGAGGTGATAGGGAGTGGGTCACCGAGGAACAGGGAGAATGCAGCAGCAGTGTTAGTGCACTTGTGCTCAGGGGACCAACAGTATCTAGCAAAGGCTCAGGAGGTTGGTGTGATGGGTCCCTTAACAGATTTGGCACAGAATGGAACAGAGAGAGGCAAGCGAAAGGCTGCACAATTGCTTGAGCGTATGAGCAGATTTTTTGAGCAGCAGGAGGCTCAGGCACAGGCACAGGCACAGGCACAGGGTCAGCTGGAAGCCGAGGTCCAAGGTCAGGCTCCTAACCAACAAACACAGGTGCCACCTACAGCAAGTGGTGTTGATAGATGA